One Prolixibacteraceae bacterium DNA segment encodes these proteins:
- a CDS encoding AraC family transcriptional regulator → MSYYIKINEDDLSEVTMERSATITLKEGNLGCPSESIHDQIGDVNYILKNFQGFSITQWSGVFKEDIKISGFNESPLFATHFMLQGCSEYTLEGHTSDIDSNSHNLWSLGPQSNSSTFFNKDQYMESFSIVFHPEYLKLLVNRYPELLEKCYTRYCKGETFTYQKRHCNISLEIQHLIKQIKQSHLMGNVQNLYIESKIMEILSIQLQSDNHPHRSIHRKGDIDKIHEAKDILLSNLNNPPTIKELASTVGTNEKKLKYGFKEVFENTIFGYLFDYKMELALTYLKDRDRSIVEIANLCGYEYASHFSTAFKRRFGVAPMQYRKSFS, encoded by the coding sequence ATGAGCTACTATATTAAAATTAATGAAGACGATCTTTCCGAAGTTACCATGGAGAGAAGCGCAACGATTACGCTGAAGGAGGGGAATCTAGGTTGTCCTTCAGAAAGTATCCACGATCAGATCGGAGATGTAAACTATATACTGAAAAACTTTCAAGGATTTAGCATCACACAATGGAGTGGTGTATTCAAAGAGGATATTAAAATCAGTGGTTTTAATGAATCTCCACTATTCGCAACCCATTTCATGCTTCAGGGATGTTCTGAGTATACTCTCGAAGGACACACTTCCGATATTGACTCAAACAGCCATAATCTTTGGTCATTGGGTCCACAAAGCAACAGCTCTACCTTTTTCAACAAAGACCAATATATGGAGTCGTTTAGCATCGTATTCCATCCAGAATATCTGAAACTACTTGTTAATAGGTATCCTGAATTATTAGAAAAATGCTACACAAGATACTGCAAAGGAGAAACTTTTACTTATCAAAAGAGACACTGCAACATATCTCTAGAGATACAGCATCTAATAAAACAGATCAAACAGTCGCATTTAATGGGAAATGTTCAGAATCTATATATAGAATCTAAAATAATGGAAATCCTCTCTATCCAATTGCAGAGCGATAACCATCCCCACCGTTCTATCCATAGGAAAGGGGATATTGATAAGATACATGAAGCAAAAGATATTTTATTGTCTAATTTGAACAATCCCCCAACCATAAAAGAGCTAGCCTCCACCGTAGGAACCAATGAAAAGAAACTAAAATATGGGTTTAAAGAGGTCTTTGAAAATACGATATTTGGATATCTGTTCGATTACAAAATGGAACTTGCACTAACCTATCTCAAAGATAGAGATCGTTCTATAGTAGAGATCGCAAATCTATGTGGATACGAATATGCTTCCCACTTTTCTACAGCTTTCAAACGTAGGTTTGGGGTGGCACCTATGCAATATCGCAAATCCTTTTCCTAG
- a CDS encoding gamma-glutamylcyclotransferase, protein MENNKHRLFSYGTLQLDRVQIETYGRLLTGTKDILPGYKLDKLKITSQEVIEKSGKEYHPIAVKTGKKEDFIEGTIFEITQSELEETDKYEVSDYQRILAPFQSGTQAWVYVAHEDEAL, encoded by the coding sequence ATGGAAAACAACAAACATCGACTATTCTCATACGGCACCTTGCAACTGGATAGAGTGCAAATAGAGACCTATGGACGTCTTTTAACAGGAACCAAAGACATCCTTCCAGGATACAAACTGGACAAACTTAAGATCACCAGCCAAGAGGTAATTGAGAAAAGTGGGAAAGAATACCATCCTATTGCTGTGAAGACAGGAAAAAAGGAAGACTTTATTGAGGGAACCATATTTGAGATTACCCAATCCGAACTAGAGGAGACCGATAAATATGAGGTTAGCGACTACCAAAGAATATTGGCTCCATTTCAATCTGGAACCCAAGCATGGGTATATGTTGCCCATGAAGACGAGGCATTATAA